AACCGCAACTACCCAGGGTGACGACTCGTACACCTCCGGCGGACGGGCGGCGCGGCTAGCCTCCGGCGAGGAGGTCCTCGAACGGGACGGGGTTCTCGTACGGGTCCTCGGTGGCGGGGGCCGGGCGGCCCGCGACCAGGGCGGCGAGCTCCTCGCCCGCGCGGCGGATCCGGTCGCCGAGCCCGCCCTCGCCGCTCCCCCAGTCGGCGGACGCCGCGAAGACGGCCGTCGGGACGACGTTCGCCCGCAGGTACGAAAGCAGCGGGCGGACGGCGAAGTCGAGGGCGAGCGAGTGCCGTTCGGTGCCGCCGGTCGCGCCGATCAGCGCGGGCGTGCCGTCCAGCGCGCCGCGGTCCAGGACGTCGAAAAACGTCTTGAACAGGCCGTTGTAGGACGCGTTGAACACGGGCGTGACGGCGACGAGGCCGTCCGCGCCCGTCACGGTCTCGACGGCCGCGCGGAAGTCTCCGCTCGGGAAGCCGGTGAGGGTCGCGTCGACCATCGCGTGGGCGTGGTCGCGCAGGTCGACCGGCTCGATGACGACGTCGGCGCCGTGCCCGGCGCGCAGCGCGTCCGCGGCGGCCCCGGCGAGCCGGTCGGCCAGCAGCCGGGTGGACGACGGGCGGCCGAGCCCGGCGGACACGACGGCGAGGGTCCGGGGGCTCATCGGGCCTCCTCGGCGGCCTTCGCGGCGCGGGCGGCGTGGGTCGGGGCGGTGGCCGGGACGTGCGCCGGGCGCAGCGACTCGAACTCCTTGCGCAGCACCGGGACGACCTCCTCACCGAGGATGTCGAGCTGCTCCAGGACGGTCTTCAGCGGCAGGCCCGCGTGGTCCATCAGGAACAGCTGGCGCTGGTAGTCGCCGAAGTGGTCGCGGAACGTCAGCGTCCGGTCGATGACCTGCTGCGGGCTGCCGACGGTGAGCGGCGTCTCGGCCGTGAACTCCTCCAGCGACGGGCCGTGCCCGTACACGGGCGCGTTGTCGAAGTACGGGCGGAACTCGCGGACGGCGTCCTGCGAGTTCTTGCGCATGAACACCTGCCCGCCGAGCCCGACGATGGCCTGGTCGGCGGAGCCGTGCCCGTAGTGCTCGTACCGCCGCCGGTAGAGGCCGATGAGGCGCTGGAAGTGCGTCGTGGGCCAGAAGATGTGGTTCGCGAAGAACCCGTCGCCGTAGTAGGCGGCCTGCTCGGCGATCTCCGGGCTGCGGATGGAGCCGTGCCAGACGAACGGCGGGACGCCGTCCAGCGGGCGGGGCGTCGAGGTGAACGACTGCAGCGGCGTCCGGAACTCGCCCTCCCAGTCGACGACGTCCTCGCGCCAGAGCCGGTGCAGGAGGTGGTAGTTCTCGATCGCGAGGGGGATGCCCTTGCGGATGTCCTGGCCGAACCACGGGTAGACGGGGCCGGTGTTGCCGCGCCCCATCATCAGGTCGACCCGTCCGTCCGCCAGATGCTGCAGCATCGCGAAGTCCTCGGCGATCTTCACCGGGTCGTTGGTGGTGATCAGGGTGGTCGCGGTGGACAGCACGAGCCGTTCGGTGCGGGCCGCGATGTAGCCGAGCATCGTCGTCGGCGAGGACGGGACGAACGGCGGGTTGTGGTGCTCGCCGCTCGCGAACACGTCCAGCCCGACCTCCTCGGCCTTCAGCGCGATCGCGACCATGGCCTTGATCCGCTCGGCCTCGGTGGGCGTCCGGCCGGTGGTCGGGTCCGCGGTGACGTCGCCGACCGAGAAGATCCCGAACTGCATGTCGGCCTCCCAGATAGTAGAACGTTCAACCATCCTAACCGGTGGCGGCGGGGACCTATTCCGGTGCGCCGCTCAGGCCCGCTGGAGGGCGACGCTGCCCTCCAGCGCGTCGATCAGCCACAGGACCACCGCGCCCGGGACGGCCGCGTCCCCCGCCACCTCGCCGTTCAGCTCCCAGTACCGGCGCATCCGCGGGTCCTGCTCCAGCGCGACGGCGGGCAGGAGGGAGCGGCGGAACCCGGGCGAGTCGCGTTCGCGCCGTCCGGCCGCGTGCGCCTCCATGAACCGTTCGAGGGCCGGTCCCGGCTCCGGTTCCCGGCGCGCGCGCACGAGCGGCATGGCCAGTTCGACGGCCTCGCGCATCCCGTTCAGCAGCGTCGGCTCGTCCGCCACCTGCTCGGCGTTCGCCCGGCCCTGCGCCCGCAACTCCCGGACGAGCACGCGGTCTCCCGTCAGCGCGACCATCTCCGCGTACGCGACGACCTGGCCGGGCGTCGGGTCGGCGGGCGGTGCGGGCACCGTCAGTTCCAGGTGGACGCGCACGAGCTCATCGGGTACCGGCACCATGATGCGGCGACGCCAGAAGTCCAGGAGCGCCTCGTGCGCCTTCGGGCCGTCCTGCACGGCGGCCAGGAGGTCGAGGCGCGCCGCGCGCTCGGCCGGATCGGCGTCCTCGACCGCCCGCAGCGACGCGCGACGCCACGCGAGCGCCGCCAGTTCGACGTCCAGCGCGGACCGCTCGGCGGCGACGGCCTCGTCCAGGGACCGGTCGCCGGTCAGCACGGCGGTGATCGCGGGCAGCCCGAGCCCGAGCCCGCGCAGCCGCCGGACGAGCCGCAGCCGCTCGGCCGCCGCCGCGTCGAACCGCCGGTGCCCGCCCGCGCTGCGCACCGGTTCGAGGATCCCCTCGTCGCAGTAGAACCGGATCGTCCGCACCGGCACCCCGGTGAGCGCCGACAGGTCCCCGATCGCGATCGATGTGGCGTCCGTCACAACTACTTGAACCTCCACCCGGCTGGAGTTCCTACCGTACGTGCGGACCACCGGAAGAGAGGAGCGGGACATGGACGTCCTGGACATCACACGCATCGCGGAAGGGCTGCGGGAGCACACCGCGGGGCTCGCCGACGCCGCCTCCGGGCCGGCCCCGGACACGATGGTCCCGACCTGCCCGGAATGGACGCTGCGCGACCTCGTCGGGCACATCGGGCAGGCGCACCGCTGGGCCACGGCGATGTTCCGCACCGGCGGAACCGCCGTGATCGACGAACTGCCCCGCGACACCCCGGCCGACCAGGCGGACTGGGCCGGGTGGCTGCGCGAGGGCGCCGCCGAGGCCGTCGCCGCGCAGGCCGCGCACCCCGGCCCGGTGGCGCACCCGCTGATGGGCGACGCCCCGTCGGCGATGTGGCTGAGGCGGATGCTGCACGACACGTCCGTCCACCACGCCGACGCAGCGATCACCGCCGGGACGCCGTTCACGATCGCGCCCGACCTGGCCGCCGACGAGATCACCGAGACGATGGGCCACATCACCATGCCGGCCGCCGCACGGTACAAGCCCGAACTCGCCGAACTGCGCGGCACCGGCGAGACCCTGTGCCTGCGCGCGGACGAGCCGTCCGTCCCCGGCTGGCTGATCACCCGCCGTCCGGACGCCGCGGTCGTCGAGTACGAGGCCCGCGACGCCGACGTGACGATCGCCGGGCCCGTCCGGGACCTCATGCTGATATTCGCGCGCCGCCTCGCCCCGGACGACGCCGCCGTGAAGGTGACCGGCGACCGGGCCTTGCTGGAGCACTGGCTGGCGCATACCGCCGTGTGAGCGGCGGCCCTCGCCGGGGGGCGCCTTCCGGTTCGTCCTGTCCGCCAGAATGGGGGCATGGCGGACGGGTGGCGGCTGGTGTGGGACGCGGTGCCGAAGCGGGACGGGCTGGCGGCGTTCGGCAGCGTCGAGGACGATCGGGCGGGTTCGCATCCGGGCGTCCGGCACGTCACGGCGCTCGGGACGATGTACCGGTTCGACATCCATCATCCCGGCGACGTCGACCGGTCCCCCGACCGGCAGCGTCAGGAGGTCAAGGGGATGCGGGCGGACGGCCGCGCGCGGGCGATCGGACGCGGCGAGACGTGGCGGTTCACCTGGTCGTGGTACCTGACGGGCGCGCTGCGGGCGACGACGAGCTTCACGCACGTCCACCAGATGTTCGCGGGCGGCAAGGGCGGTTCGCCGGTGCTGGTGACGTCGCTGCGGCGGCGCGGCGGGCGCGACCTGCTGGAGTTGAACGCGATCCACGCGGGGGTCGTGGCCGGGGAGACGGATCTGCGGCCGCTGCGGAGCCGGTGGATCGACGTCGAACTGGAGGCGCGGTTCGCCGGGGCCGGGAGCGTCCGGTGGCGGGTGTCGTCGGAGGACGGCGTGGCGGTGGACGTCGCGCGGGACGGCCTCGACCTGTGGAACGGCAAGGGCGACATCGCCCCCAAATGGGGGATCTACCGGTCGCTGAAGGACGCGACGCGGTTGTCGGACGCGCACCTGCTGATCAAGGATCTGCGGGCGTACCGCCCGGCGTGATCGATTCGAGGAGCGTCCCGAGGCCGTAGGGCAGGGCCGTGGCCGCCGCGGCCCGGACAGGACGGGCCGCGGCGTCCGGCGGTTCCGCTAGGCGCGGGAGCCGGCGGTGGCGAGGACGGCCTGGATCTCCAGGGCGATCGCGATGGTGTCGCCGAGCATGACCTTGTCGCCCTGCAGCGGGACGTTGAACTCGATGCCGAAGTCCTTGCGGCTGATGGACGTCGTGGCGGTGAAGCCCGCGCGGGTGCCGCCCCACGGGTCGGGGCTGATGCCGTGGAACTCGGTCAGCAGCCGGACGGGCCGGGTGACGTCCTTGATCGTCAGTTCGCCGTCGACGTGGTAGCGCGGGTTGCGGGCGCGGCGGCCGATCACGGCGCGTTCGACCCCGTGGCCGGAGAACGTCATGACCGGGTGGTTGTCGACGTCGAGGAAGTCGGCGGAGCGGACGTGGGCGTCGCGGTCCTCGCTGCGGGTGTCGATGGAGGCCATCCGGATCTCGGCGCGCGCGGACGAGTCGAACGGGTCGTCCCCGATCTCCACCTCCCCGCCGAAGTCGGTGAACGAGCCGCGCACCGTCGTCATCAGGTGCCGCACCGTGAACGTGATCTCCGAGTGCACCGGGTCGACGGTCCAGCGCCCGGCCTCGAGCTCGGCCACCTCGGCCCCCATGGATCCCCCCAAATAGTGACAACCCCGAAAAACTACCTCACATCACCCCAATATCGCCCAAAGTACCTAGTGTCTGACCTGCCGTTCGGGGGGAATGCTCTGCATGTGATCGGAGACCACGTCCTCGTCGGGTACGTCCACGACGCCAGCGGCAGGGAGGCGCTCGATCTCGCGCGCGCCATCGTCGCGGTGACCGGCGGCCGGCTGAGCATCGCGCACGTCCACCCGCCCGACCGGCCGGGGGCCGCGAGCGAGGCGCAGACCGTGCTGGCACAGGCGGCCGCGCTCCTCGACGAGGAGCCCGCGGAACTGCACTCGCAGGAGGGACGCAGCGTGGGGCGCGGGCTGACCGCGCTGGCCGGGCGGATCGGCGCGGACGTCATCGTGGCGGGCTCCCCGGAGGGCGGCGCGCACGGGCGCATCGGCGTCGGCGCGGCCGCCGACCACCTGCTGCACTCGGCCACGGAGGCCGTGATGCTCGCCCCGTCCGGGTACACCCCGCGCGACGGCCTGGACCGGATCACCGTCATGTACGTGCGGCGCCCGCAGTGCGACGAGGCGGTGGTGCGCGCGGCCGTCGCGGCCGACCGGCTCGGCGTGCCGCTGCGCCTCGTCACTCTCTGTCTCGGCGAGAACCCCGAACGACTCCGCGACGATCAGGCGCTGGCGATCAGGCTCGCGCTCGAATCGGCCGACGTCCCGTCCGAGGACGTCACCGCCGACCTCGCCGAGGGCGCCGACGTGGCCGCCGCGATGGACGACGTCGCCTGGGCCGACGGCGAGCTCCTGATCTGCGCTTCCAGCGAGGACGCCGCCGCCCACCGGGTCTTCCTGGGCGAGGTGGCGCTCAAGGTCCTGCGGGCGGCGCCGTGCCCGGTGACCGTCCTCCCGAGGGGCTACTTCTGAGTAGTCGGAATTGACGGCTTCCCCGGTTCGGCTTGCCGCGCGGTCTTTACCTCGACTACATTCCGTCGAGATCAGAACGTTACCTTGATCATCGGGGAGCGGATTTGGACCCCATCGGCGAGAAGCTGCTCGAGGTGGCCCGGAAGGAACTGGGCTACACCGAGAAGGGCGACGGCTACACCAAGTTCGGCGACTGGTGGACCGAGAAGATAGACGACGACCACAACCCGTACTTCACGACGGCCCCCTGGTGCGACATGTTCCTCGCCTGGGCGGCCGACAAGGCGGGCGTCACCGACCAGGCCGGGCAGTTCGCCGCCACGCCCGACCACGCCAAGTGGTTCGAGGAGCAGGACGCCTGGGGCGACGAGCCCGAACCCGGGGCCATCGTCTTCTACGACTGGAACGGCTCGAACGACATCGACCAGATCGACCACGTCGGCATCGTCGAGAAGGTCGACGGCAAGACCCTCCACACCATCGAGGGCAACGCCGACGGCTACAAGCTGACGCGCAAGACCCGCGACATGGACCACGTCGTCGGCTTCGGTTACCCGGGCAAGGTCCAGGTGGCGCAGAAGTACACGCCCAAGCACGCCGCCCCCGCCCCCAAGGTCGACCAGCTCGCCAACCCCCGTGCCGCCACCGGCTCCCACGAGAGGGACCACGGCGCCCCCGCCGAACAGCAGCTTCCCGTCCAGGAGGTCGCCCTCGGCAGCGTCCTCGCCCTGGTCCTGTGCGGCACCGCCGCCCTGGCCGTCGGCCGCGCGGCCGCCGCCAAGACCCCGACCACTCCGCCCATCCGCGTCCGCAAGCGCGGCAGGCACCACCGGCCCGCCGCCCCCGCCGCCCTGCCGGCCGGCGTCACCCCCGCCGACCTGGACGCCGCCGAGGCCGGGACCACGATCATGCCCGCGCTCTCCCTCGCCGCCGCCCACGAGGCCGAGGACCGCGAGTTCTGGGGCCGCATCGCCCACCTCGAGGAGGACACGGAGCTCGCGTTCTGGAACTCCCTGCACGCCGAGTCCGCCGACTCGGCTTCCGGCTCCGCCCCGGACGAGTACGCAACACCTCTGAAGTTCCGCTAGAGTTGTCCATGTCGCCAGGGGGAAGCCCCCGGGAGGCAGGCGGACGTGGCTCAGTGGTAGAGCATCACCTTGCCAAGGTGAGGGTCGCGGGTTCGAATCCCGTCGTCCGCTCTGAATGAGGCCCAGGCGGCCTCGCTCTGGTGGAGTGGCCGAGAGGCGAGGCAACGGCCTGCAAAGCCGTGTACACGGGTTCAAATCCCGTCTCCACCTCGCGACGCGTTTACGCAAGGGCGATTAGCTCAGTGGGAGAGCGCTACCTTGACACGGTAGAGGTCACTGGTTCAATCCCAGTATCGCCCACGCACCCCCCGCCACCCGGCCGTTCCGGCCGAGAGGTCGGGGGTTTCGTCATGCGGGGGCACCGTCCGAGGTCGGGGTCCAGGTCAGGGCGATGGTGAGATGAGCCTCACCGCCGGTCCGGGCGATGAGGGCCCCGGCGTCGGCGGTGAACCTCACCCCGAATTCCGCGGTCACCGTCTGCGGCCGCACCGGCAGCGCGCGGGCCTCGTTCACCACCGCCTCGGCGACCGGACGGATCCGTCCCATCGTCTCCTGGAGCGACTCCCCCAGCCTGCCGATCGACTCGGCGCGGCCGCGTCCGGCGGGGACCATGTCCAGATCGGGCGCGGTGACGTCCACCCGGATCGGGTCGTCGCCGTCCACCGGAATCTCCAAGTAGTAGGTCATGCGCGTCCTTTCGCAGGTCAGCAGAGGTTCTCGGTCTGAATCCCCGTGGGGAGATCCCGCTTTTCGGCTGCGGAGAGCTCGGGGTCGGTGACGATGCCGCAAAGGTGGTCGATCCAGTCCGCCGGGCGGAGCGAGTAGGTCAGGGCGCCGTCGGCCTCCCCGTTGGCGAGCAGCGTCGTCACGTCCGCGTCGACGGAGAACGGGATCATGTCGGTGGGCACCGGCAGGTCG
The nucleotide sequence above comes from Actinomadura algeriensis. Encoded proteins:
- a CDS encoding CE1759 family FMN reductase, whose amino-acid sequence is MSPRTLAVVSAGLGRPSSTRLLADRLAGAAADALRAGHGADVVIEPVDLRDHAHAMVDATLTGFPSGDFRAAVETVTGADGLVAVTPVFNASYNGLFKTFFDVLDRGALDGTPALIGATGGTERHSLALDFAVRPLLSYLRANVVPTAVFAASADWGSGEGGLGDRIRRAGEELAALVAGRPAPATEDPYENPVPFEDLLAGG
- a CDS encoding LLM class flavin-dependent oxidoreductase, translated to MQFGIFSVGDVTADPTTGRTPTEAERIKAMVAIALKAEEVGLDVFASGEHHNPPFVPSSPTTMLGYIAARTERLVLSTATTLITTNDPVKIAEDFAMLQHLADGRVDLMMGRGNTGPVYPWFGQDIRKGIPLAIENYHLLHRLWREDVVDWEGEFRTPLQSFTSTPRPLDGVPPFVWHGSIRSPEIAEQAAYYGDGFFANHIFWPTTHFQRLIGLYRRRYEHYGHGSADQAIVGLGGQVFMRKNSQDAVREFRPYFDNAPVYGHGPSLEEFTAETPLTVGSPQQVIDRTLTFRDHFGDYQRQLFLMDHAGLPLKTVLEQLDILGEEVVPVLRKEFESLRPAHVPATAPTHAARAAKAAEEAR
- a CDS encoding MerR family transcriptional regulator, producing the protein MTDATSIAIGDLSALTGVPVRTIRFYCDEGILEPVRSAGGHRRFDAAAAERLRLVRRLRGLGLGLPAITAVLTGDRSLDEAVAAERSALDVELAALAWRRASLRAVEDADPAERAARLDLLAAVQDGPKAHEALLDFWRRRIMVPVPDELVRVHLELTVPAPPADPTPGQVVAYAEMVALTGDRVLVRELRAQGRANAEQVADEPTLLNGMREAVELAMPLVRARREPEPGPALERFMEAHAAGRRERDSPGFRRSLLPAVALEQDPRMRRYWELNGEVAGDAAVPGAVVLWLIDALEGSVALQRA
- a CDS encoding maleylpyruvate isomerase family mycothiol-dependent enzyme, with amino-acid sequence MDVLDITRIAEGLREHTAGLADAASGPAPDTMVPTCPEWTLRDLVGHIGQAHRWATAMFRTGGTAVIDELPRDTPADQADWAGWLREGAAEAVAAQAAHPGPVAHPLMGDAPSAMWLRRMLHDTSVHHADAAITAGTPFTIAPDLAADEITETMGHITMPAAARYKPELAELRGTGETLCLRADEPSVPGWLITRRPDAAVVEYEARDADVTIAGPVRDLMLIFARRLAPDDAAVKVTGDRALLEHWLAHTAV
- a CDS encoding Tat pathway signal sequence domain protein, which produces MADGWRLVWDAVPKRDGLAAFGSVEDDRAGSHPGVRHVTALGTMYRFDIHHPGDVDRSPDRQRQEVKGMRADGRARAIGRGETWRFTWSWYLTGALRATTSFTHVHQMFAGGKGGSPVLVTSLRRRGGRDLLELNAIHAGVVAGETDLRPLRSRWIDVELEARFAGAGSVRWRVSSEDGVAVDVARDGLDLWNGKGDIAPKWGIYRSLKDATRLSDAHLLIKDLRAYRPA
- a CDS encoding YceI family protein produces the protein MAELEAGRWTVDPVHSEITFTVRHLMTTVRGSFTDFGGEVEIGDDPFDSSARAEIRMASIDTRSEDRDAHVRSADFLDVDNHPVMTFSGHGVERAVIGRRARNPRYHVDGELTIKDVTRPVRLLTEFHGISPDPWGGTRAGFTATTSISRKDFGIEFNVPLQGDKVMLGDTIAIALEIQAVLATAGSRA
- a CDS encoding universal stress protein, coding for MIGDHVLVGYVHDASGREALDLARAIVAVTGGRLSIAHVHPPDRPGAASEAQTVLAQAAALLDEEPAELHSQEGRSVGRGLTALAGRIGADVIVAGSPEGGAHGRIGVGAAADHLLHSATEAVMLAPSGYTPRDGLDRITVMYVRRPQCDEAVVRAAVAADRLGVPLRLVTLCLGENPERLRDDQALAIRLALESADVPSEDVTADLAEGADVAAAMDDVAWADGELLICASSEDAAAHRVFLGEVALKVLRAAPCPVTVLPRGYF
- a CDS encoding CHAP domain-containing protein, which codes for MDPIGEKLLEVARKELGYTEKGDGYTKFGDWWTEKIDDDHNPYFTTAPWCDMFLAWAADKAGVTDQAGQFAATPDHAKWFEEQDAWGDEPEPGAIVFYDWNGSNDIDQIDHVGIVEKVDGKTLHTIEGNADGYKLTRKTRDMDHVVGFGYPGKVQVAQKYTPKHAAPAPKVDQLANPRAATGSHERDHGAPAEQQLPVQEVALGSVLALVLCGTAALAVGRAAAAKTPTTPPIRVRKRGRHHRPAAPAALPAGVTPADLDAAEAGTTIMPALSLAAAHEAEDREFWGRIAHLEEDTELAFWNSLHAESADSASGSAPDEYATPLKFR
- a CDS encoding CU044_2847 family protein gives rise to the protein MTYYLEIPVDGDDPIRVDVTAPDLDMVPAGRGRAESIGRLGESLQETMGRIRPVAEAVVNEARALPVRPQTVTAEFGVRFTADAGALIARTGGEAHLTIALTWTPTSDGAPA